The Girardinichthys multiradiatus isolate DD_20200921_A chromosome 24, DD_fGirMul_XY1, whole genome shotgun sequence genome has a window encoding:
- the LOC124861712 gene encoding gamma-glutamylaminecyclotransferase C-like isoform X3, translating to MCEFIDLRFLYMKTHKRFFTTCKVFSIFMHRVFVYGSLKRAQPNYSYMIDSNNGKAEFLATAVTVQKYPLVIATKYNIPFLLNLPGQGNRVHGEIYKVDKKMLAYLDWFEKVPTMYQRTVVELEINEWAGRTGQEEKVLPGSITEAFVYSTTTYQPDWPSMPTYESYDSNGDHGLKFVLREDRK from the exons ATGTGTGAGTTTATAGACTTGCGATTTCTCTACATGAAAACTCATAAACGGTTCTTCACGACCTGCAAG GTATTTTCTATCTTCATGCATCGCGTCTTTGTTTACGGCTCCCTAAAGAGGGCCCAGCCTAACTACTCTTACATGATAGACAGCAATAATGGTAAGGCAGAGTTCCTCGCCACAGCTGTCACCGTCCAGAAGTACCCACTGGTGATCGCTACCAAGTATAACATCCCCTTCCTCCTTAACCTCCCTGGGCAAGGCAACAGAGTCCACGGGGAGATCTACAAAGTAGACAAAAAGATGTTGGCATACCTGGACTGGTTTGAGAAGGTCCCCACCATGTACCAACGAACTGTAGTGGAGCTGGAAATCAATGAGTGGGCAGGCAGGACGGGACAAGAGGAGAAGGTATTGCCTGGAAGCATCACAGAGGCGTTTGTGTACAGCACCACAACCTACCAGCCGGACTGGCCCTCAATGCCCACGTACGAGAGCTATGACTCCAATGGAGATCACGGTCTGAAGTTTGTACTGAGAGAAGACCGAAAATGA
- the LOC124861712 gene encoding gamma-glutamylaminecyclotransferase C-like isoform X2: MCEFIDLRFLYMKTHKRFFTTCKNFGIDLSNITQCVKVFSIFMHRVFVYGSLKRAQPNYSYMIDSNNGKAEFLATAVTVQKYPLVIATKYNIPFLLNLPGQGNRVHGEIYKVDKKMLAYLDWFEKVPTMYQRTVVELEINEWAGRTGQEEKVLPGSITEAFVYSTTTYQPDWPSMPTYESYDSNGDHGLKFVLREDRK, from the exons ATGTGTGAGTTTATAGACTTGCGATTTCTCTACATGAAAACTCATAAACGGTTCTTCACGACCTGCAAG aaCTTTGGGATTGATCTCTCCAATATTACTCAGTGTGTGAAG GTATTTTCTATCTTCATGCATCGCGTCTTTGTTTACGGCTCCCTAAAGAGGGCCCAGCCTAACTACTCTTACATGATAGACAGCAATAATGGTAAGGCAGAGTTCCTCGCCACAGCTGTCACCGTCCAGAAGTACCCACTGGTGATCGCTACCAAGTATAACATCCCCTTCCTCCTTAACCTCCCTGGGCAAGGCAACAGAGTCCACGGGGAGATCTACAAAGTAGACAAAAAGATGTTGGCATACCTGGACTGGTTTGAGAAGGTCCCCACCATGTACCAACGAACTGTAGTGGAGCTGGAAATCAATGAGTGGGCAGGCAGGACGGGACAAGAGGAGAAGGTATTGCCTGGAAGCATCACAGAGGCGTTTGTGTACAGCACCACAACCTACCAGCCGGACTGGCCCTCAATGCCCACGTACGAGAGCTATGACTCCAATGGAGATCACGGTCTGAAGTTTGTACTGAGAGAAGACCGAAAATGA
- the LOC124861712 gene encoding gamma-glutamylaminecyclotransferase C-like isoform X1: MNPKWRLIFIIFLIESFNCFKCFNYASNNLLGIPQQYHGKKNKWAMFYIRSNVKLFLQFWLISLFFFYFQNFGIDLSNITQCVKVFSIFMHRVFVYGSLKRAQPNYSYMIDSNNGKAEFLATAVTVQKYPLVIATKYNIPFLLNLPGQGNRVHGEIYKVDKKMLAYLDWFEKVPTMYQRTVVELEINEWAGRTGQEEKVLPGSITEAFVYSTTTYQPDWPSMPTYESYDSNGDHGLKFVLREDRK; the protein is encoded by the exons ATGAACCCCAAATGGAGActtatatttataatttttttaattgaatcattcaattgttttaaatgctttaattaTGCTTCAAACAACTTGCTAGGTATTCCTCAACAATACCATggcaagaaaaacaagtgggCTATGTTTTATATAAggtcaaatgtaaaattatttttgcaattttGGCTGAtctcgcttttttttttttactttcagaaCTTTGGGATTGATCTCTCCAATATTACTCAGTGTGTGAAG GTATTTTCTATCTTCATGCATCGCGTCTTTGTTTACGGCTCCCTAAAGAGGGCCCAGCCTAACTACTCTTACATGATAGACAGCAATAATGGTAAGGCAGAGTTCCTCGCCACAGCTGTCACCGTCCAGAAGTACCCACTGGTGATCGCTACCAAGTATAACATCCCCTTCCTCCTTAACCTCCCTGGGCAAGGCAACAGAGTCCACGGGGAGATCTACAAAGTAGACAAAAAGATGTTGGCATACCTGGACTGGTTTGAGAAGGTCCCCACCATGTACCAACGAACTGTAGTGGAGCTGGAAATCAATGAGTGGGCAGGCAGGACGGGACAAGAGGAGAAGGTATTGCCTGGAAGCATCACAGAGGCGTTTGTGTACAGCACCACAACCTACCAGCCGGACTGGCCCTCAATGCCCACGTACGAGAGCTATGACTCCAATGGAGATCACGGTCTGAAGTTTGTACTGAGAGAAGACCGAAAATGA
- the LOC124861712 gene encoding gamma-glutamylaminecyclotransferase C-like isoform X4, with product MHRVFVYGSLKRAQPNYSYMIDSNNGKAEFLATAVTVQKYPLVIATKYNIPFLLNLPGQGNRVHGEIYKVDKKMLAYLDWFEKVPTMYQRTVVELEINEWAGRTGQEEKVLPGSITEAFVYSTTTYQPDWPSMPTYESYDSNGDHGLKFVLREDRK from the coding sequence ATGCATCGCGTCTTTGTTTACGGCTCCCTAAAGAGGGCCCAGCCTAACTACTCTTACATGATAGACAGCAATAATGGTAAGGCAGAGTTCCTCGCCACAGCTGTCACCGTCCAGAAGTACCCACTGGTGATCGCTACCAAGTATAACATCCCCTTCCTCCTTAACCTCCCTGGGCAAGGCAACAGAGTCCACGGGGAGATCTACAAAGTAGACAAAAAGATGTTGGCATACCTGGACTGGTTTGAGAAGGTCCCCACCATGTACCAACGAACTGTAGTGGAGCTGGAAATCAATGAGTGGGCAGGCAGGACGGGACAAGAGGAGAAGGTATTGCCTGGAAGCATCACAGAGGCGTTTGTGTACAGCACCACAACCTACCAGCCGGACTGGCCCTCAATGCCCACGTACGAGAGCTATGACTCCAATGGAGATCACGGTCTGAAGTTTGTACTGAGAGAAGACCGAAAATGA